The proteins below are encoded in one region of Pelecanus crispus isolate bPelCri1 chromosome 4, bPelCri1.pri, whole genome shotgun sequence:
- the MRPL1 gene encoding large ribosomal subunit protein uL1m, producing the protein MAAPAGRCLWRVLAPRRGWIFPGLDQRLAAAPASVSAAPPGRLYAAAAKTARKGSQKNKQEETKKKPVTRRRPLMSKPVDDVYLTWYYERPSYDVEEAVGMLKKFQELDFTHPKQYVYINVFLDMALQKKKKVDPFASTVLLPYRFTDEVNKVLVFTENEQEAEIARENGAAVVGGLELIKWILEDEIQVDFYVAVPAIMPKLIPLRNKLKRKYPSTKRNSLGHDIPKMLQLFREGLDYMVEDERVIKTRIARLDMPTEQIVANLKTVIHDISTFKPSSYGPLVQKLVIRSSTSEGLLLNLDGLLPRVEEVEEEKNADDEEKHVQDSVST; encoded by the exons ATGGCGGCGCCCGCTGGCCGCTGCCTGTGGAGAG TTCTGGCCCCGCGTCGTGGGTGGATTTTCCCCGGGCTCGACCAgcgcctcgccgccgcccccgcctcggtgagcgccgcgccgcccggccggctCTACGCTGCGGCAGCGAA AACTGCAAGAAAAGGTTCACAAAAGAACAAGCaggaagagacaaaaaagaaaccagtaACTAGGAGGCGGCCGCTGATGAGCAAGCCCGTGGATGATGTGTACTTGACGTGGTATTATGAGCGGCCATCCTACGATGTGGAAGAGGCTGTGGGTATGCTAAAGAAATTTCAGGAACTGGACTTCACTCACCCCAAACAGTATGTCTATATTAACGTATTCCTAGATATGGCTCTACAGAAGAAG AAAAAAGTGGATCCATTTGCAAGCACTGTTCTTCTTCCATATCGCTTTACAGATGAAGTGAATAAGGTCTTGGTTTTCACAGAG AATGAGCAAGAAGCTGAAATAGCTCGAGAGAATGGAGCTGCTGTTGTGGGAGGACTTGAATTAATCAAAtgg aTCTTGGAAGATGAAATCCAAGTGGACTTCTATGTAGCTGTTCCTGCAATAATGCCTAAGCTAATACCATTAAGGAACAAACTAAAACGAAAATATCCAAGCACAAAGAGAA attccCTGGGCCATGATATTCCCAAAATGCTGCAACTCTTCCGAGAAGGTCTTGACTACATGGTAGAAGATGAGCGTGTAATCAAGACAAGAATAGCAAGA CTGGATATGCCTACTGAGCAGATAGTTGCCAATCTAAAAACAGTTATCCATGATATCTCCACATTCAAGCCATCGAGTTATG GTCCTCTTGTGCAGAAGTTGGTTATTAGATCTTCAACCAGTGAAGGTTTGCTGTTGAACCTTGATGGACTTCTACCTCGGGTGGAGgaagtagaagaagaaaaaaatgcagatgatgaagaaaaacatgtcCAAGACTCTGTTAGTACCTGA